Proteins from a single region of Streptomyces spectabilis:
- a CDS encoding ABC transporter permease, whose amino-acid sequence MTAESTRARDADSTQIHNIGYRNYDGPRLGRAYATRSLYSQSLRGAYGLGRSAKSKVLPMILFGVMCAPALIMVAVAVATKANELPVDYTRYAVLLQAVIGLYLAAQAPQTVSRDLRFKTVPLYFSRPIERVDYVRAKFASMASALFILTAAPLIVLYVGALLAKLDFADQTKGFAQGLVSVALLSLLFSGIALVISAVTPRRGFGIAAVIAVLTISYGAVSTVQAIAHEQGGNGTAIEWLGLFSPITLIDGVQTAFLGATSSFPGNEGPSAGVGAVYLLVVLALVAGSYVALMRRYRKAGL is encoded by the coding sequence ATGACCGCCGAGTCGACACGGGCGCGCGACGCCGACTCCACCCAGATCCACAACATCGGGTACCGCAACTACGACGGCCCCCGCCTCGGCCGTGCCTACGCCACCCGCTCGCTGTACTCGCAGAGCCTGCGCGGTGCCTACGGCCTCGGCCGCTCGGCCAAGTCCAAGGTGCTCCCGATGATCCTCTTCGGGGTCATGTGCGCCCCCGCGCTGATCATGGTCGCGGTCGCCGTCGCCACCAAGGCCAACGAACTGCCCGTGGACTACACGCGCTACGCGGTGCTCCTCCAGGCCGTCATCGGCCTCTACTTGGCGGCGCAGGCCCCGCAGACCGTCTCCAGGGACCTGCGGTTCAAAACCGTGCCGCTGTACTTCTCCCGCCCCATCGAACGCGTCGACTACGTACGCGCGAAGTTCGCGTCCATGGCGTCGGCCCTGTTCATCCTCACCGCGGCACCGCTGATCGTGCTCTACGTAGGGGCGCTGTTGGCGAAGCTGGACTTCGCGGACCAGACGAAGGGGTTCGCGCAGGGGCTCGTCTCCGTCGCCCTGTTGTCGCTGCTCTTCTCCGGGATCGCGCTCGTCATCTCGGCCGTGACGCCCCGGCGCGGCTTCGGCATCGCCGCCGTCATCGCCGTGCTGACCATCTCCTACGGAGCGGTGTCCACCGTCCAGGCCATCGCGCACGAACAGGGGGGCAACGGCACCGCCATCGAGTGGCTCGGCCTGTTCTCGCCGATCACCCTCATCGACGGCGTGCAGACCGCCTTCCTCGGCGCGACCTCCTCGTTCCCCGGGAACGAAGGCCCCTCGGCGGGCGTGGGAGCCGTCTACCTCCTCGTCGTCCTCGCCCTCGTCGCGGGCAGCTACGTCGCCCTGATGCGCCGTTACCGAAAGGCCGGGCTCTAA
- a CDS encoding HAD family hydrolase has protein sequence MSSAGPAFPYKLVATDLDGTLLRPDDSVSTRTRDALTAATAAGAAHIIVTGRSVPWTRHVLEDLGYEGIAVCGQGAQVYHAGERRLLTSVTLDRQLAGLALSKIEAEIGPLALAASRDGIDGEVLVGPGYVVQDGPLPAVPLSDPADLWSAPLNKLYVQHPGLDDDALTAVARDVAGDLVGVTMAGEGIVEILPLGLTKATGLSLAARRLGAKAVDTIAFGDMPNDIPMFAWSAHGVAMANAHEELKTVADEVTTSNEADGIAVVLERLLA, from the coding sequence GTGAGTTCCGCCGGTCCCGCCTTCCCGTACAAGCTCGTCGCCACCGACCTCGACGGGACGCTGCTGCGCCCGGACGACTCGGTCTCGACGCGCACCCGTGACGCGCTCACCGCGGCCACCGCGGCGGGCGCGGCCCACATCATCGTCACCGGGCGCTCCGTGCCCTGGACGCGGCACGTCCTCGAGGACCTCGGCTACGAGGGCATCGCGGTGTGCGGCCAGGGCGCGCAGGTCTACCACGCGGGCGAGCGGCGCCTGCTCACGTCGGTCACGCTCGACCGGCAGCTGGCGGGCCTGGCCCTGTCGAAGATAGAGGCGGAGATCGGCCCGCTGGCGCTCGCCGCGAGCCGTGACGGCATCGACGGCGAGGTCCTCGTCGGCCCCGGGTACGTGGTCCAGGACGGCCCGCTCCCGGCCGTCCCGCTGTCCGACCCGGCCGACCTGTGGTCGGCCCCGCTGAACAAGCTGTACGTCCAGCACCCGGGCCTCGACGACGACGCGCTCACGGCCGTGGCGCGGGACGTCGCGGGGGACCTGGTGGGCGTCACGATGGCGGGCGAGGGCATCGTGGAGATACTGCCGCTGGGTCTGACCAAGGCGACGGGCCTGTCCCTGGCGGCCCGTCGGCTCGGCGCGAAGGCCGTGGACACCATCGCCTTCGGCGACATGCCCAACGACATCCCCATGTTCGCCTGGTCCGCCCACGGCGTGGCCATGGCCAACGCCCATGAAGAGCTCAAGACGGTGGCGGACGAGGTGACGACGTCCAACGAGGCGGACGGCATCGCCGTGGTGCTTGAACGGCTGCTGGCTTAG
- a CDS encoding MerR family transcriptional regulator, which translates to MEPPGAPRVEYRIEDLAHHSGATVRTIRAYQDRGLLPRPERRGRSNVYGDAHLARLRQIADLLDRGYTLASIKELLEAWDAGRGLGGVLGLVAEVDGPWTDEKADRITRAELAAAFGGTPDDAAVADAVALGVLEPLPGTDDEFLVPSPQELAVAAELHAAGVPLSAIGGHLRELRGQVEHIAARFLEFTNEHVFARYLGNHPPSEADAAEAASLIRRLRPLAQKSVDAELARAMRLFATRHLRRHLAAEEPPQRRDELQYVALPASTMDAVQALVGQENMAAFITAAAERELHSRTLDALTTTRNDSGIVPQKPPFA; encoded by the coding sequence GTGGAGCCGCCGGGCGCGCCCCGGGTGGAGTACCGCATAGAGGATCTCGCCCACCACAGCGGAGCCACGGTGCGCACCATCCGGGCCTATCAGGACCGTGGCCTGCTCCCCCGGCCGGAGCGGCGCGGGCGGTCCAATGTGTACGGCGACGCCCATCTGGCGCGGCTGCGCCAGATCGCGGACCTGCTCGACCGGGGGTACACCCTGGCCTCCATCAAGGAGCTGCTCGAAGCCTGGGACGCGGGCCGTGGCCTCGGCGGCGTCCTCGGTCTGGTCGCCGAGGTCGACGGGCCGTGGACGGACGAGAAGGCCGACCGGATCACCCGGGCGGAGCTGGCGGCGGCGTTCGGCGGCACTCCGGACGACGCCGCGGTCGCGGACGCCGTGGCGCTCGGCGTGCTCGAACCGCTGCCGGGGACGGACGACGAGTTCCTGGTGCCGAGCCCCCAGGAGCTGGCGGTGGCCGCCGAGTTGCACGCGGCGGGTGTTCCGCTGTCGGCGATCGGCGGACATTTGCGGGAGTTGCGGGGGCAGGTCGAGCACATAGCGGCGCGTTTCCTGGAGTTCACCAATGAGCACGTCTTCGCGCGCTATCTGGGAAACCATCCGCCGAGCGAGGCGGACGCGGCGGAGGCGGCCTCCCTCATCCGCAGACTGAGGCCGCTCGCGCAGAAGTCGGTCGACGCCGAACTGGCCCGTGCCATGCGCCTGTTCGCCACCCGTCACCTCCGTCGCCATCTGGCCGCGGAGGAGCCGCCGCAGCGGCGTGACGAGCTGCAGTACGTGGCGCTGCCCGCCAGCACAATGGACGCGGTCCAGGCGCTGGTTGGGCAGGAGAACATGGCCGCGTTCATCACGGCGGCAGCCGAACGCGAGCTGCACAGCCGGACATTGGATGCACTTACGACAACTAGGAATGATTCCGGCATAGTTCCCCAAAAGCCTCCTTTCGCCTGA
- a CDS encoding ABC transporter ATP-binding protein yields MIATESLSKRFPRVTALDRLTLDIGPGVTGLVGANGAGKSTMIKILLGLSPATEGTAAVLGLDVATSGGEIRERVGYMPEHDCLPPDVSATEFVVHMARMSGLPPAAARERTADTLRHVGLYEERYRPIGGYSTGMKQRVKLAQALVHDPQLVFLDEPTNGLDPVGRDEMLDLIRRVHTDFGISVLVTSHLLGELERTCDHVVVIDGGKLLRSSSTTDFTQSTTTLAIEVTDSDEHPDGTAALRAALHTRGVTTHDDGGGLPGAGHIFLLDAADETAYDLVRDTVADLGLGLVRMEQRRHHIAEVFRSQDEQRPEQVSERAAARAATAATAEQTGGDKR; encoded by the coding sequence GTGATCGCGACCGAAAGCCTGAGCAAGCGGTTCCCGAGGGTGACCGCTCTTGACCGGCTGACCTTGGACATCGGGCCCGGTGTGACCGGACTCGTCGGAGCCAACGGCGCCGGCAAGTCAACGATGATCAAGATTCTCCTCGGCCTGTCCCCCGCCACCGAGGGCACCGCGGCCGTGCTCGGCCTCGACGTCGCCACCAGCGGCGGCGAGATCCGCGAGCGCGTCGGCTACATGCCCGAGCACGACTGCCTGCCGCCCGACGTCTCGGCCACCGAGTTCGTCGTCCACATGGCGCGCATGTCCGGCCTGCCGCCCGCGGCGGCCCGCGAGCGCACCGCCGACACGCTGCGCCACGTCGGTCTCTACGAGGAGCGCTACCGCCCCATCGGCGGCTACTCGACCGGCATGAAGCAGCGCGTGAAGCTCGCCCAGGCGCTGGTGCACGACCCGCAGCTGGTCTTCCTCGACGAACCGACCAACGGCCTCGACCCCGTCGGCCGCGACGAGATGCTGGACCTGATCCGCCGCGTGCACACCGACTTCGGCATCTCCGTCCTGGTCACGTCGCACCTCCTCGGCGAACTGGAGCGCACCTGCGACCACGTCGTCGTCATCGACGGCGGCAAGCTCCTGCGCTCCAGCTCCACCACGGACTTCACACAGAGCACCACGACCCTGGCCATCGAGGTCACCGACAGCGACGAGCACCCCGACGGCACCGCCGCGCTGCGCGCGGCCCTGCACACCCGCGGCGTGACCACGCACGACGACGGGGGCGGGCTGCCCGGCGCGGGCCACATCTTCCTGCTCGACGCCGCGGACGAGACGGCGTACGACCTCGTCCGGGACACCGTCGCCGACCTCGGCCTCGGACTCGTCCGCATGGAACAGCGCAGGCACCACATCGCGGAGGTCTTCCGCTCCCAGGACGAGCAGCGGCCGGAGCAGGTCTCCGAGCGCGCCGCCGCCCGGGCGGCGACCGCGGCCACCGCCGAGCAGACGGGAGGCGACAAGCGATGA
- a CDS encoding M24 family metallopeptidase produces MTSAVKGELSAELRGFRRVQTLAYECAEAVAAQLKPGVTEREAARMQRMWLRERGVRDWFHLPFAWFGDRTAFVNFRIPLQFFPTNRRLEPGMPFILDMAPVYEGYTADIGYSGCLGLNPVHDKLLADLEAHRELILREVRERRPLREIYEHVDRLMVRQGYANRHRAYPFGVIAHKVDRVGQRRFSPHVFGFGTQSLKGLASDALRGHRDGWSPLWSPYKFSDHPPQPGLWAVEPHLGFRGTGAKFEEILVVTDSRDPEESAFWLDDDLPHVRRWSEEDAERAAA; encoded by the coding sequence ATGACCTCAGCAGTGAAGGGTGAACTCTCCGCGGAGCTGCGGGGGTTCCGCCGCGTGCAGACCTTGGCGTACGAATGCGCGGAAGCGGTCGCCGCCCAGCTCAAGCCGGGGGTGACGGAGCGCGAGGCGGCGCGGATGCAGCGGATGTGGCTGCGCGAGCGGGGCGTGCGGGACTGGTTCCACCTGCCCTTCGCCTGGTTCGGCGACCGCACGGCGTTCGTGAACTTCCGGATCCCCCTGCAGTTCTTCCCCACCAACCGCAGGCTTGAGCCGGGGATGCCGTTCATCCTCGACATGGCCCCGGTGTACGAGGGCTACACCGCCGACATCGGCTACTCGGGCTGCCTCGGCCTCAACCCGGTGCACGACAAGCTCCTCGCCGACCTGGAGGCGCACCGCGAGCTGATCCTGCGCGAGGTGCGCGAGCGGCGCCCGCTGCGCGAGATCTACGAGCACGTGGACCGCCTCATGGTCCGCCAGGGGTACGCCAACCGCCATCGCGCGTATCCCTTCGGCGTCATCGCGCACAAGGTCGACCGGGTCGGGCAGCGGCGCTTCTCGCCGCATGTGTTCGGCTTCGGCACCCAGTCCCTGAAGGGCCTCGCGAGCGACGCGCTGCGCGGCCACCGGGACGGCTGGTCCCCGCTGTGGTCGCCGTACAAGTTCTCCGACCATCCGCCGCAGCCGGGCCTGTGGGCGGTCGAGCCGCACCTCGGATTCCGGGGCACGGGAGCGAAGTTCGAGGAGATCCTGGTCGTCACGGACTCCAGGGACCCCGAGGAGAGCGCGTTCTGGCTGGACGACGACCTGCCGCATGTGCGGCGCTGGTCCGAGGAAGACGCTGAGAGGGCTGCCGCATGA
- a CDS encoding ABC transporter ATP-binding protein, with protein MTSITIDHVSRWFGNVVAVNDVTMTISPGVTGLLGPNGAGKSTLISMMGGFLAPSTGSVTLDGRPTWRNEEIYKHLGLVPEREGMYDFLTGREFVIANAELHGLGKNAAQRALATVEMEYAQDRKISTYSKGMRQRVKMASALVHEPSVLLLDEPFNGMDPRQRMQLMDLLRKMGDEGRTVLFSSHILEEVEQLASHIEVIVAGRHAASGDFRKIRRLMTDRPHRYLVRSSDDRALAAALIADPSTAGIEVDLKEGALRIQAVDFGRFTSLLPRIAREHDIRLLTVSPSDESLESVFSYLVAA; from the coding sequence ATGACCAGCATCACCATCGACCACGTCTCACGCTGGTTCGGCAACGTGGTGGCCGTCAACGACGTCACGATGACCATCAGCCCAGGAGTCACCGGCCTGCTCGGCCCCAACGGCGCCGGGAAGTCCACCCTCATCAGCATGATGGGCGGCTTCCTCGCCCCCTCCACCGGCTCCGTCACCCTCGACGGCCGGCCCACGTGGCGCAACGAGGAGATCTACAAACACCTCGGCCTCGTGCCCGAGCGCGAGGGCATGTACGACTTCCTCACCGGCCGCGAATTCGTCATCGCCAACGCCGAGTTGCACGGCCTGGGCAAGAACGCCGCCCAGCGGGCCCTCGCCACGGTCGAGATGGAGTACGCGCAGGACCGCAAGATCTCCACGTACTCCAAGGGCATGCGCCAGCGCGTGAAGATGGCGTCCGCGCTCGTCCACGAGCCCTCCGTGCTGCTCCTGGACGAGCCCTTCAACGGCATGGACCCGCGCCAGCGGATGCAGCTCATGGACCTGCTGCGGAAGATGGGCGACGAGGGCCGCACCGTCCTGTTCTCCTCCCACATCCTCGAAGAGGTCGAACAGCTCGCCTCGCACATCGAGGTGATCGTCGCCGGGCGGCACGCCGCGAGCGGCGACTTCCGGAAGATCCGCCGCCTGATGACGGACCGGCCGCACCGCTACCTGGTGCGCTCCAGCGACGACCGCGCGCTCGCCGCCGCGCTGATCGCCGACCCGTCCACCGCGGGCATCGAGGTCGACCTCAAGGAAGGCGCGCTGCGCATCCAGGCCGTCGACTTCGGCCGGTTCACAAGCCTGCTGCCCCGCATCGCGCGCGAACACGACATCCGGCTGCTCACGGTCTCGCCCTCGGACGAGTCCCTGGAGTCGGTCTTTTCCTACCTCGTCGCGGCCTGA
- a CDS encoding RNA 2'-phosphotransferase, translating to MDERGTGEAPPGDQRALKVSKYLSKHLRHQPERIGITLDDSGWVDIGTLLAAAAAHGFRFTRAELDHVVAANDKQRFTVDGDRIRANQGHSVTVDLRLPPAVPPAYLHHGTVARHLPAIRAEGLRPMNRHAVHLSPDRETATRVGARRGRPVVLSVDSGAMHRDGHVFHVSANGVWLTAAVPARYLRFPAPH from the coding sequence CTGGACGAGAGAGGCACGGGAGAGGCCCCTCCGGGCGACCAGCGCGCCCTAAAGGTGTCGAAATACCTGTCGAAGCACCTGCGGCACCAGCCCGAGCGCATCGGGATCACCCTCGACGACAGCGGCTGGGTGGACATCGGCACATTGCTCGCGGCCGCAGCGGCCCATGGGTTCCGCTTCACCCGGGCCGAGCTCGACCACGTGGTGGCCGCCAACGACAAGCAGCGGTTCACGGTGGACGGCGACCGGATCCGCGCCAACCAGGGCCACTCCGTCACCGTGGACCTCCGGCTGCCCCCGGCCGTCCCGCCCGCGTACCTCCACCACGGCACGGTGGCCCGCCATCTCCCCGCGATCCGGGCCGAGGGCCTGCGGCCGATGAACCGGCACGCGGTCCACCTCTCGCCCGACCGCGAGACGGCCACGCGCGTGGGAGCGCGGCGCGGCCGCCCCGTCGTCCTGTCCGTCGACTCCGGCGCGATGCACCGCGACGGCCACGTCTTCCACGTCAGCGCCAACGGCGTCTGGCTCACCGCCGCCGTGCCCGCCCGCTATCTGCGCTTCCCGGCACCCCACTGA
- a CDS encoding LLM class flavin-dependent oxidoreductase translates to MSLRLSTVILPVARWHEGGKERWQRAEELGFHTAYTYDHLSWRTFRDGPWFGAVPTLTAAAAATERMRLGTLVTSPNFRHPVTLAKELITLDDVSNGRITLGIGAGGNGFDATALRRADEEPWTPRERADHFGEFLPLLDRLLTEDAVTYEGEHYAAHEARNIPGCVQRPRLPFAVAATGPRGLRLAARYGQAWVTTGDPKISATGTPEESLEAIRGQVDRLGAACEQVGRDAGELPKILLTGFTPDRPLASFDAFVEFAGKHAALGFDEIVLHWPLPGTDFAADEKVFERIATEALAQL, encoded by the coding sequence ATGAGTCTGCGTCTGAGCACCGTGATCCTGCCCGTGGCCCGCTGGCACGAAGGCGGCAAGGAGCGCTGGCAGCGCGCTGAGGAACTGGGCTTCCACACCGCGTACACCTACGACCACCTCTCCTGGCGGACCTTCCGCGACGGGCCGTGGTTCGGCGCGGTGCCCACGCTGACCGCCGCCGCGGCCGCCACCGAGCGCATGCGCCTGGGCACACTCGTGACCTCGCCGAACTTCCGGCACCCGGTCACGCTCGCCAAGGAGCTGATCACGCTGGACGACGTGTCGAACGGACGGATCACCCTCGGCATCGGCGCGGGCGGCAACGGCTTCGACGCCACCGCGCTGCGCCGCGCCGACGAGGAGCCCTGGACACCCCGTGAACGCGCGGACCACTTCGGGGAGTTCCTGCCCCTGCTCGACCGCCTGCTCACCGAGGACGCGGTGACCTACGAGGGCGAGCACTACGCGGCGCACGAGGCGCGGAACATCCCGGGCTGCGTGCAGCGCCCCCGGCTGCCGTTCGCGGTCGCCGCGACGGGCCCGCGCGGCCTGCGGCTCGCCGCCCGGTACGGCCAGGCCTGGGTGACCACCGGCGACCCGAAGATCTCCGCGACCGGCACCCCCGAGGAGTCCCTGGAGGCCATCCGCGGCCAGGTCGACCGCCTCGGCGCCGCCTGCGAGCAGGTCGGCCGCGACGCCGGCGAGCTGCCCAAGATCCTGCTCACCGGCTTCACTCCGGACCGGCCCCTTGCGTCCTTCGACGCCTTCGTGGAGTTCGCGGGCAAGCACGCCGCGCTCGGCTTCGACGAGATCGTGCTGCACTGGCCGCTGCCGGGCACGGACTTCGCCGCGGACGAGAAGGTCTTCGAGCGCATCGCGACGGAGGCCCTGGCGCAGCTGTGA
- a CDS encoding SDR family oxidoreductase — protein sequence MTTVDLKGARERWVRTGGVELCVAELGDAGRPTVLLVHGYPDSKEVWSEVATRLAERFHVVLYDVRGHGRSTAPKPLRGGFTLEKLTDDFLAVADAVSPDAPVHLVGHDWGSVQAWEFVTVQRTQGRIASFTSMSGPSLDHFGHWIKKRLSRPTPRRAAQLINQGAKSWYVYMLHTPVLPELAWRGPLGRRWPKILQRVEKVPADGYPTPSLPTDAAHGAWLYRDNVRARLRRPRPDAYAHVPVQLITPAGDAFLSQRLYDDLEQWAPDLTRRTLPAKHWVPRTRPDQLTAWITDFVTTHEDGVPPVASAASAPGKHADRFSGQLVLVTGAGSGIGRATAFAFAEAGARVVAVDRDAESAARTAEMSRLDGAPAAWAETVDVSDEQAMEKLAEKVATEYGVVDVLVNNAGIGLSGSFLDTSAEDWKKVLDVNLWGVIHGCRLFGKQMAERGQGGHIVNTASAAAYQPSRALPAYSTSKAAVLMLSECLRAELAGQGIGVSAICPGFVNTNITATARFAGVSADEEARRQKKSARLYGLRNYPPEKVADAVLRAVVRNQAVVPVTPEARGAHLMSRFAPRALRALARLEPPL from the coding sequence ATGACGACCGTCGATCTGAAGGGCGCCCGGGAGCGCTGGGTGCGCACCGGTGGCGTGGAGCTGTGCGTCGCGGAGCTGGGCGACGCCGGGCGGCCCACGGTGCTGCTCGTGCACGGCTATCCGGACTCCAAGGAAGTGTGGTCCGAGGTCGCCACGCGCCTGGCCGAGCGCTTCCACGTGGTGCTGTACGACGTGCGCGGCCACGGCAGGTCGACGGCCCCGAAGCCCCTGCGCGGCGGCTTCACACTGGAGAAGCTGACCGACGACTTCCTCGCGGTCGCCGACGCGGTCAGCCCGGACGCGCCGGTGCACCTGGTGGGCCACGACTGGGGCTCGGTGCAGGCCTGGGAGTTCGTGACGGTCCAGCGCACCCAGGGGCGGATCGCGTCCTTCACCTCGATGTCGGGCCCGTCCCTCGACCACTTCGGACACTGGATCAAGAAGCGCCTGTCCCGGCCGACCCCGCGCCGGGCCGCCCAGCTCATCAACCAGGGCGCCAAGTCCTGGTACGTGTACATGCTGCACACCCCGGTCCTCCCCGAGCTGGCCTGGCGCGGTCCGCTCGGCCGCCGCTGGCCGAAGATCCTCCAGCGCGTGGAGAAGGTGCCCGCGGACGGCTACCCCACGCCGTCCCTGCCGACGGACGCCGCGCACGGCGCCTGGCTCTACCGCGACAACGTCCGCGCCCGGCTGCGCCGCCCCCGCCCGGACGCGTACGCGCACGTGCCGGTGCAGCTCATCACTCCCGCGGGCGACGCCTTCCTGTCCCAGCGGCTGTACGACGACCTGGAGCAGTGGGCCCCGGACCTGACCCGGCGCACGCTGCCCGCCAAGCACTGGGTGCCGCGCACCAGGCCCGACCAACTGACCGCCTGGATCACGGATTTCGTCACCACCCACGAGGACGGCGTGCCGCCGGTGGCGAGCGCGGCGTCGGCCCCCGGTAAGCACGCCGACCGGTTCTCCGGCCAGCTGGTGCTCGTCACGGGCGCGGGCAGCGGCATCGGACGGGCCACGGCGTTCGCGTTCGCCGAGGCGGGCGCGCGCGTGGTGGCCGTGGACCGGGACGCGGAGAGCGCGGCCCGCACCGCCGAGATGTCCCGGCTCGACGGCGCCCCCGCGGCCTGGGCCGAGACGGTCGACGTCAGCGACGAGCAGGCCATGGAGAAGCTCGCCGAGAAGGTCGCCACGGAGTACGGCGTGGTGGACGTTCTGGTGAACAACGCGGGCATCGGCCTGTCCGGCTCCTTCCTCGACACCAGCGCCGAGGACTGGAAGAAGGTCCTGGACGTCAATCTGTGGGGCGTCATCCACGGCTGCCGCCTCTTCGGCAAGCAGATGGCCGAGCGCGGCCAGGGCGGCCACATCGTGAACACCGCGTCGGCCGCGGCCTATCAGCCCTCGCGCGCCCTGCCGGCGTACAGCACGTCGAAGGCGGCCGTCCTGATGCTCAGCGAGTGCCTGCGCGCCGAGCTCGCGGGCCAGGGCATCGGCGTCTCCGCCATCTGCCCGGGCTTCGTGAACACGAACATCACGGCGACCGCCCGCTTCGCCGGGGTCTCCGCCGACGAGGAGGCCCGCCGCCAGAAGAAGTCCGCCCGGCTCTACGGCCTGCGCAACTACCCGCCGGAGAAGGTCGCGGACGCCGTCCTGCGCGCCGTGGTCCGCAACCAGGCCGTGGTGCCGGTCACCCCGGAGGCGCGTGGCGCCCATCTCATGTCCCGCTTCGCGCCCAGGGCCCTGCGCGCGCTGGCCCGATTGGAGCCACCGCTGTGA
- a CDS encoding metal-dependent hydrolase produces the protein MSTEHRATPPPEEHYTIVPRRVSFDWDATPLHWIPDEPTATHVINVLHLLLPAGERWFVKVFKEGLPLITDPVLRADVKGFMGQEATHSVQHAYVLDHLAAQRLDTTGFTKYVDFLFEKLLGERPPLGAPVPTQEWLRFRLAIVAAIEQFTAVLGDWVLHAEGLDRARADEVMLDLLRWHGAEEVEHRAVAFDMYQHCGGTGAARYVRRVAGMTVTAPVMLYLWLWGAAYLVRHDPRLAGRLRYSLLAHNRAVKKGLLPTWRQIGAAVPRYLRRSYHPSQEGSLRRAVEYLAWSPAARAAVAAAGRAAIA, from the coding sequence GTGAGCACGGAGCACCGCGCCACGCCGCCCCCCGAGGAGCACTACACGATCGTTCCGCGCCGGGTCTCCTTCGACTGGGACGCCACCCCGCTGCACTGGATCCCGGACGAGCCCACGGCCACCCATGTCATCAACGTCCTGCATCTGCTGCTCCCGGCAGGCGAGCGGTGGTTCGTGAAGGTCTTCAAGGAGGGCCTGCCGCTGATCACCGACCCGGTGCTGCGCGCGGACGTCAAGGGGTTCATGGGGCAGGAGGCCACGCACAGCGTGCAGCACGCGTACGTGCTCGATCACCTGGCCGCGCAGCGCCTGGACACCACCGGGTTCACCAAGTACGTGGACTTCCTGTTCGAGAAGCTCCTCGGCGAGCGGCCGCCGCTGGGCGCGCCCGTGCCCACGCAGGAGTGGCTGCGCTTCCGCCTCGCGATCGTCGCGGCCATCGAGCAGTTCACGGCGGTGCTCGGCGACTGGGTGCTGCACGCGGAGGGCCTCGACCGGGCGCGGGCGGACGAGGTCATGCTGGACCTGCTGCGCTGGCACGGCGCGGAGGAGGTCGAGCACCGCGCCGTCGCCTTCGACATGTACCAGCACTGCGGCGGCACCGGGGCCGCCCGGTACGTGCGCCGGGTGGCGGGCATGACGGTCACGGCCCCGGTGATGCTGTACCTGTGGCTGTGGGGCGCCGCGTATCTCGTCCGCCACGATCCCCGGCTGGCGGGGCGGCTGCGGTATTCGCTGCTCGCACACAACAGGGCGGTCAAGAAGGGGCTGCTGCCGACCTGGCGGCAGATAGGCGCGGCCGTGCCCCGCTATCTGCGGCGGTCGTACCATCCGTCGCAGGAGGGTTCGCTGCGCAGGGCCGTCGAGTATCTGGCCTGGTCGCCCGCCGCGCGGGCCGCGGTGGCGGCGGCCGGGCGCGCGGCGATCGCCTAG
- a CDS encoding ABC transporter permease, with product MYDPTVARLTYRALLGRRRALILFALPLLLIVIAAAVRGFSGADDQVASDLLGGFALATMVPIIGVIAGTGAIGPEIDDGSVMYLLSKPVKRPTIIVTKLTVAIAVTMAFSAVPTFIAGLILNGNSQQVAVAYTIAALVSSIAYAAIFLLLGTITRHAVVFGLVYALVWEALFGSLVSGARTLSVQQWSLAVAQKATDGGELVTSDVGLPAAVILLIVVTAGATWYAGQKLRTLTVAGDE from the coding sequence GTGTACGACCCCACTGTCGCCCGGCTCACCTACCGGGCCCTGCTCGGCCGCCGCCGGGCACTGATCCTCTTCGCCCTGCCCCTGCTGCTCATCGTGATCGCGGCCGCCGTGCGCGGCTTCAGCGGTGCCGACGACCAAGTGGCCTCCGACCTGCTCGGCGGCTTCGCGCTCGCCACCATGGTGCCGATCATCGGCGTCATCGCGGGCACCGGCGCCATCGGCCCCGAGATCGACGACGGCTCCGTGATGTACCTGCTGTCCAAGCCGGTCAAACGCCCCACGATCATCGTCACCAAGCTCACCGTCGCCATCGCCGTCACCATGGCGTTCTCGGCGGTCCCGACGTTCATCGCGGGCCTGATCCTCAACGGCAACAGCCAGCAGGTCGCCGTCGCGTACACCATCGCCGCCCTGGTCTCCTCCATCGCGTACGCGGCGATCTTCCTGCTCCTCGGCACGATCACCCGGCACGCCGTGGTCTTCGGGCTCGTGTACGCGCTCGTCTGGGAGGCCCTCTTCGGCTCCCTGGTCTCCGGGGCCCGCACGCTGAGCGTCCAGCAGTGGTCGCTCGCCGTGGCACAAAAGGCCACCGACGGCGGCGAACTCGTGACCTCCGACGTGGGCCTGCCCGCCGCCGTGATCCTGCTGATCGTGGTCACGGCCGGGGCCACCTGGTACGCGGGCCAGAAGCTGCGGACCCTGACGGTCGCCGGCGACGAGTAG